The Arachis ipaensis cultivar K30076 chromosome B07, Araip1.1, whole genome shotgun sequence genome includes a window with the following:
- the LOC107606232 gene encoding uncharacterized protein LOC107606232 isoform X1: MSTQGVRLHIQDRYVVMDNGIVQVTLSNPGGIVTGIAYNGVDNLLEVLNKETNRGYWDLVWGAPGIKGTFDVIQGTFFRVIVQNDEQVEVSFTRMWDPSLEGKFVPLNIDKRFILLRGSSGFYSYGIYEHLSGWPDFDLSETRITFKLRKHMFQYMAMADNRRRLMPLPDDRLPGRCQTLAYPEAVKLVNPKDPQLKDEVDDKYQYSCDNIDNKVHGWISFNPPVGFWQITPSDEFRSGGPHKQNLTSHVGPTTLAMFLSGHYAGQDLNPKFKDGEPWKKVFGPVFIYLNSGPVGDDPHWLWEDAKIQMMNEVQSWPYSFPASEDFPKSDQRGNVGGRLLVLDRYVSTDLISANGAYVGLALPGDAGSWQRECKNYQFWSEADEDGYFSISNVRAGDYNLYAWVPGFIGDYKYNNSIITIAEGSTTLIELGDLAYEPPRDGPTLWEIGIPDRVAAEFYVPDPNPKYINKLYVNHPQKFRQYGLWERYAELYPDKDLIYTVGVSDYTKDWFFAQVTRKKDDNTYQGTTWQIKFQLSNVNKTGTYKLRLALASATFSELQVRVNDPKASRPLFSSGLIGRDNSIARHGIHGLYWLFNVDIQGTKLVEGDNTIFLTQARGNTPFQNIMYDYVRLEGPPQPPSLNKNI, translated from the exons ATGTCTACCCAAGGGGTGCGGTTGCACATTCAAGATCGCTAT GTGGTGATGGATAATGGTATAGTTCAAGTGACGTTATCGAATCCAGGTGGAATTGTTACTGGGATAGCATATAATGGTGTTGATAATTTGCTTGAAGTTCTCAACAAGGAGACTAATAGAGG gtACTGGGATCTTGTTTGGGGTGCACCAGGAATCAAAGGAACTTTTGATGT GATTCAAGGAACGTTTTTCAGAGTTATAGTTCAAAATGATGAACAAGTTGAGGTTTCGTTTACAAGAATGTGGGATCCTTCTCTTGAGGGAAAGTTTGTCCCCTTAAACATTGACAAAAG ATTCATACTGCTCCGAGGTTCATCAGGCTTCTACTCTTATGGAATTTATGAGCACTTAAGTGGATGGCCAGACTTTGATCTTAGTGAAACAAGGATCACTTTCAAGCTTAGAAAACACAT GTTTCAATACATGGCTATGGCAGACAACAGGCGAAGGCTTATGCCTCTTCCGGATGATCGATTACCAGGGAGATGCCAAACCTTGGCATACCCAGAAGCTGTCAAATTAGTCAATCCCAAGGATCCTCAACTGAAAGATGAG GTGGATGACAAGTATCAATATTCCTGCGACAACATAGATAATAAAGTCCATGGGTGGATATCTTTCAATCCACCAGTGGGATTTTGGCAGATCACACCAAGTGATGAGTTTCGTTCTGGTGGACCGCACAAGCAGAATTTGACCTCTCATGTAGGCCCCACCACACTTGCA ATGTTTCTTAGTGGTCACTATGCGGGGCAAGATTTGAACCCCAAATTCAAAGATGGTGAACCATGGAAGAAGGTTTTTGGTCCAGTATTCATATATCTTAATTCTGGACCAGTTGGTGATGACCCACATTGGCTCTGGGAGGACGCCAAAATACAG ATGATGAATGAAGTTCAAAGCTGGCCATATTCTTTCCCAGCTTCAGAGGATTTTCCAAAGTCGGATCAAAGGGGCAACGTTGGTGGCAGACTGCTCGTCTTAGACAG ATATGTTAGCACAGACTTAATATCTGCAAATGGTGCTTATGTTGGTCTAGCCCTGCCAGGAGATGCCGGGTCATGGCAAAGAGAATGCAAG AATTATCAGTTCTGGAGTGAAGCAGATGAAGATGGGTATTTCTCCATCAGCAATGTACGAGCTGGTGACTATAATTTATATGCATGGGTACCTGGTTTTATTGGAGACTACAAATACAATAATTCAATTATAACCATAGCggaag GGTCTACTACTTTGATTGAATTGGGTGATCTTGCTTATGAGCCACCAAGAGATGGACCAACACTTTGGGAAATAGGGATTCCAGATCGTGTAGCTGCAGAGTTCTATGTTCCTGATCCAAATCCCAAATACATCAACAAACTCTACGTTAATCATCCTCAAAA ATTTAGGCAATATGGATTATGGGAGAGATATGCAGAATTGTACCCCGACAAAGATTTAATCTACACTGTTGGAGTTAGTGATTACACCAAAGATTGGTTCTTTGCCCAAGTTACAAG GAAGAAAGACGACAATACATATCAAGGAACCACTTGGCAGATCAAGTTTCAGCTTTCCAATGTAAACAAAACCGGTACCTATAAACTGCGCCTGGCTTTGGCTTCCGCTACATTTTCTGAACTCCAG GTGCGAGTTAATGATCCAAAGGCAAGTCGTCCTCTATTTTCAAGTGGGTTGATAGGAAGGGATAACTCAATTGCAAGGCATGGAATTCATGGACTCTATTGGCTTTTCAATGTGGACATTCAAGGAACCAAACTTGTTGAAGGAGATAACACCATTTTTCTAACACAAGCTAGAGGCAATACCCCATTTCAGAACATTATGTATGATTACGTTCGTTTGGAAGGTCCACCACAACCACCTAGTTTAAATAAAAACATTTAA
- the LOC110264424 gene encoding uncharacterized protein LOC110264424 — translation MYVCINMVVVENGIVRVTISNPEGIVTGIQYNGIDNLLEVLNDESNRGYWDLVWSSPTTTGTTGKFDVIKGTAFKVIMENEDQVEISFTRTWDVSLKDQLVPLNIDKRFIMLRGTSGFYSYAIYEHLSEWPAFNLDETRIAFKLRKDKFHYMAMADNRQRNMPLPDDRVPPRGQPLAYPEAVLFGDPLEPEFKGEVDNTCEN, via the exons ATGTATGTATGTATTAATATGGTGGTGGTGGAGAATGGCATAGTAAGAGTAACGATTTCAAATCCAGAAGGAATAGTGACTGGAATTCAGTATAATGGAATCGACAACTTGCTTGAAGTTTTGAATGACGAATCTAATAGAGG GTATTGGGACCTTGTTTGGAGCTCACCAACAACTACAGGAACCACTGGCAAATTTGACGT AATAAAAGGAACCGCTTTCAAAGTAATAATGGAAAATGAGGATCAAGTTGAGATTTCTTTCACAAGAACATGGGACGTGTCCCTCAAAGACCAGCTAGTTCCTTTGAATATCGATAAAAG GTTCATAATGCTTCGTGGTACTTCGGGGTTCTATTCATATGCTATTTACGAACACTTAAGCGAGTGGCCTGCTTTTAATCTTGACGAAACCAGAATTGCTTTCAAGCTCAGAAAAGACaa GTTCCATTATATGGCAATGGCGGATAACCGACAAAGAAACATGCCTCTTCCTGATGATCGAGTGCCACCAAGAGGCCAACCCCTTGCATATCCCGAAGCAGTTCTTTTTGGCGATCCTCTTGAACCTGAATTCAAAGGAGAGGTTGATAACACTTGTGAAAACTGA
- the LOC107606232 gene encoding uncharacterized protein LOC107606232 isoform X2 — translation MSTQGVRLHIQDRYVVMDNGIVQVTLSNPGGIVTGIAYNGVDNLLEVLNKETNRGYWDLVWGAPGIKGTFDVIQGTFFRVIVQNDEQVEVSFTRMWDPSLEGKFVPLNIDKRFILLRGSSGFYSYGIYEHLSGWPDFDLSETRITFKLRKHMFQYMAMADNRRRLMPLPDDRLPGRCQTLAYPEAVKLVNPKDPQLKDEVDDKYQYSCDNIDNKVHGWISFNPPVGFWQITPSDEFRSGGPHKQNLTSHVGPTTLAMFLSGHYAGQDLNPKFKDGEPWKKVFGPVFIYLNSGPVGDDPHWLWEDAKIQMMNEVQSWPYSFPASEDFPKSDQRGNVGGRLLVLDRYVSTDLISANGAYVGLALPGDAGSWQRECKHYQFWTRADENGFFTIRNIRAGDYNLYAWVPGFVGDYKLDDLMKITPGSNIEVGELVYEPPRVGPTLWEIGIPDRTAAEFYVPDPKPEHINKLFINHPERFRQYGLWERYTELYPESDLVYTVGVSDYRRDWFYAHIPRKKEDNTHQGTTWQIKFELNDVVQGSTYTLRVAIASATLAELQIRVNDPNARRPVFTTGLIGRDNSIARHGIHGLYWLYSVNVPGSLLINGPNTLYFTQPRCNNCFQGIMYDYIRMEGPP, via the exons ATGTCTACCCAAGGGGTGCGGTTGCACATTCAAGATCGCTAT GTGGTGATGGATAATGGTATAGTTCAAGTGACGTTATCGAATCCAGGTGGAATTGTTACTGGGATAGCATATAATGGTGTTGATAATTTGCTTGAAGTTCTCAACAAGGAGACTAATAGAGG gtACTGGGATCTTGTTTGGGGTGCACCAGGAATCAAAGGAACTTTTGATGT GATTCAAGGAACGTTTTTCAGAGTTATAGTTCAAAATGATGAACAAGTTGAGGTTTCGTTTACAAGAATGTGGGATCCTTCTCTTGAGGGAAAGTTTGTCCCCTTAAACATTGACAAAAG ATTCATACTGCTCCGAGGTTCATCAGGCTTCTACTCTTATGGAATTTATGAGCACTTAAGTGGATGGCCAGACTTTGATCTTAGTGAAACAAGGATCACTTTCAAGCTTAGAAAACACAT GTTTCAATACATGGCTATGGCAGACAACAGGCGAAGGCTTATGCCTCTTCCGGATGATCGATTACCAGGGAGATGCCAAACCTTGGCATACCCAGAAGCTGTCAAATTAGTCAATCCCAAGGATCCTCAACTGAAAGATGAG GTGGATGACAAGTATCAATATTCCTGCGACAACATAGATAATAAAGTCCATGGGTGGATATCTTTCAATCCACCAGTGGGATTTTGGCAGATCACACCAAGTGATGAGTTTCGTTCTGGTGGACCGCACAAGCAGAATTTGACCTCTCATGTAGGCCCCACCACACTTGCA ATGTTTCTTAGTGGTCACTATGCGGGGCAAGATTTGAACCCCAAATTCAAAGATGGTGAACCATGGAAGAAGGTTTTTGGTCCAGTATTCATATATCTTAATTCTGGACCAGTTGGTGATGACCCACATTGGCTCTGGGAGGACGCCAAAATACAG ATGATGAATGAAGTTCAAAGCTGGCCATATTCTTTCCCAGCTTCAGAGGATTTTCCAAAGTCGGATCAAAGGGGCAACGTTGGTGGCAGACTGCTCGTCTTAGACAG ATATGTTAGCACAGACTTAATATCTGCAAATGGTGCTTATGTTGGTCTAGCCCTGCCAGGAGATGCCGGGTCATGGCAAAGAGAATGCAAG CACTATCAATTCTGGACCAGAGCAGATGAGAATGGATTTTTTACAATCAGGAACATACGTGCTGGCGACTATAACCTTTATGCCTGGGTTCCTGGTTTTGTTGGGGACTACAAATTGGATGATTTGATGAAGATAACCCCAG GTTCTAATATTGAAGTGGGTGAACTGGTATATGAGCCTCCAAGGGTTGGTCCAACATTGTGGGAAATAGGTATTCCTGATCGAACTGCTGCAGAATTTTATGTTCCTGATCCCAAGCCAGAACATATTAATAAGCTTTTTATCAACCATCCTGAAAG GTTCAGACAGTACGGATTATGGGAAAGGTATACAGAATTGTATCCGGAATCAGATTTGGTTTACACGGTTGGTGTCAGTGACTATAGGAGAGATTGGTTTTATGCCCATATTCCTAG AAAGAAAGAGGATAATACCCATCAAGGAACAACTTGGCAAATCAAGTTTGAACTCAATGATGTGGTTCAAGGAAGTACTTATACACTGAGAGTTGCAATTGCATCTGCAACATTAGCTGAATTGCAG ATTCGAGTAAATGATCCGAATGCAAGGCGTCCTGTGTTTACGACTGGGCTAATAGGGAGGGATAACTCGATTGCAAGACATGGAATTCATGGACTCTATTGGCTGTACAGTGTGAATGTACCTGGTTCTCTTCTTATAAATGGCCCCAACACTTTATATTTTACTCAACCACGTTGCAACAATTGTTTCCAGGGTATCATGTATGATTATATTCGTATGGAAGGACCACCTTGA